The Homalodisca vitripennis isolate AUS2020 unplaced genomic scaffold, UT_GWSS_2.1 ScUCBcl_7874;HRSCAF=15733, whole genome shotgun sequence nucleotide sequence CaagaacaattaaatttgaaacaaataaattcaatattgttgATTTTCTGAACAAATCATCGTGGCTGACACTACACGAGCCAAACAACAAAATCTAATGAGTATCTAATATGTGGCTATCTTATTCAGGTGAGACAGAAAAACGAGGCATTACCTTTGAAATTGCCAAGAACAAAGGGCTAACTCCAAAACGTAAAAAGGAGAATAGAAATCCCAGagtcaagaataaaaacaagttccGTAAAGCAACTGTTCGAAGGAAAGGTCAAGTAAGTATTCggttcataatattttaactattttaaagaatGGTAACCAAGAACATTGCCATTTTAAATTAGGCTAAGTATagtgtatttttgtttatgtgtAGCAATTGAAATAACGTAGAATTGGCTTAGatctt carries:
- the LOC124374314 gene encoding something about silencing protein 10-like, with protein sequence MQDNLDESGSEEPEAESETEKRGITFEIAKNKGLTPKRKKENRNPRVKNKNKFRKATVRRKGQVRGVYKEISRYGGEPFGIKASVSKSIKLK